ctcaacgagttgaacattttccaaatcttcaactgcctgggcgttgctggtagactctggttgcaatggttcatcatcatcagaagttccagccactcgtcctcttgggttgatttgcgttacagtaacccatggatcgtctctgtacgtcacccgagggtaactgatgtagcacacctatacatatcaattatacaagtattagtaaaatatataacattaattaattatattggtaaaaaattatgaatagattgacatacctgatcagcttgcgaaccaagaatgaagggatcataatattgaagtttccgccgcgaatgaactgatgtaacaccaaacgcatcaatcttcactcctctatctggggtggtgtcataccaatcacaatagaatactacacaacgcaatccaaccattccaggaaattggatttccaatatttcttttatgttgccgtagtagacatcgtcaccagaagaagatgaaacaccagcatcatatgttgtcttagaatgacctttccttgtgaatgcatatcctcgcgtacaaaatttaggatatgatttgaccacatagtttggtccctgcacaaattcgcgtatccaatcatcgaacacaagacctctggccaaaccatcattcacctataaattaaaaacatatatgattgcaaaattaattagtttatatatattaaatttaaactaatcatttgcatagggtaatatgatatatgactcacataactacgaagccacgcagcaaatccgttatctctaagttgtcgaagctcatcttctgttgcatgcctgtgagtcatacgcaactccgccatatatacactatatacaaaaatattatcaatatgaaataaaattattgaatattaatctaacaataaatgaataaatatttttacctctcatattgtagaacatcttcacagttggtgagcaaatatgtttgcaaatgagcgtgctcagtgtccgtaagtctccgcttcgtgaattttccactaagtcgtcctatttccttgaacatgcttgggacagtaacatgatatgttgctctctcccctctatcatcatgccgagcaggtcttcggtgttttgtatgcacttctggtggaaaataattttcagcaaagattgcagtttcttcattgatcacctgtgccactatagatccttccaccctgctttgatttttgaccatcttcttcagatgatgcatataacgctcaaaaatatacatccatctgtactgcacaggaccaccaagttccaattctcttgcgagatgaatagcaagatgttccattacatcaaagaatgatggaggaaatatcttctcaaggttgcacatgctgactggtgcgtttgtcttcaaattattaataccctcttcagtcactactctgctgcataagtcgcggaagaaaacactaatccctacatagataaaagacataattttcgtaagtattaagtttttataagcataattgttaaatataaaaataaattaaattgtaaaaatataatatacctgcaattgcttcatgaacattacgtggcaataatgctgaaaaagcaaacggaaggaggcgctgcataattacatgacaatcatgactcttcaagccagtaaactttccttcgcttctatcaacgcagttccccaaatttgatgcatatccgtcaggaaatttcactttatctgtaatccaatcaaagaactcttcttttctagcaccatctagccgataaatgggaaaaggggccgtaccgttctcatcaacgtgaagttcagaacgatcacaaatatcgactaaatccaaccttgacttcaaattatccttcgttttaccttggatgttaaggactgtgttcatcagattatcgaagaagttcttctcaatatgcatgacatctaaattatgccgcaatagatgactctcccaatatggcagatcccagaaaatactctttttgtgccagttatgtagctctccaaccgcattgactcgaatgttttcatgtccacctacatctggcgtcctttctgcatcaaaatacctaaactgcttcaacaaatctttcccactaacttcctcaggtggaccatcaaacacctgcttgttcttcgtaaacgaagtcttactcctgcggtatggatgatcaggtggtagaaatcgtctgtgacagtcaaaccaacacgttttccttccgttctttagttggaaagcatctgtgtcatcttgacaatatggacatgatagcttcccatgtgttgtccatccagataacataccatatgctggaaagtcacttattgtccacataagtactgcccgcatctgaaagttttctttgcgcgaaacatcgtatgtctcaaaaccatgcgcccatagttgttgcaactcatatattagtggttgaagaaacacatctagtgatcttttaggatgatctggcccggggacgagaattgagagaaacaaaaactctcgtcgcatgcacaagctcggccgtaagttgtacggtgtcacaataactggccatagagaatactgccttccatgctttccaaatgggctgaaaccatcagtagataatccaagataaacatttcttctctcttccgcaaattctggatatgttgactggaaatgtttccaagcctttgcatctgaaggatgtctaatctcaccatttgtggaatgctctgcatgccatctcattgcttttgctgtgcgctcacactgatacaacctcttcaatctttccgtcaaaggcaaataccacattcttttgaatgggatcggaactcttcccctcgtctcctgataacgaggtttcccacaaaatttgcatacattccgtgtctcatccgctctccagtagatcatgcagttgtcaatacatacatctatcacttcatacggtagttgaagacctgcaacaagtttctgaacctcgtagtatgaacccggtgcaaggttatcctcaggtagaatacctttgacaaaatcagtaatcgcatccatacattcttcagccaaattatagtctgtcttaatacccattaatctagttgcagatgataagactgaatgaccatctctacaattttgatacaaaggttgttttcctgcatccaacatgtcaaaaaatctcctagactcggggtttggttcttcccctctataatgatcatgtaccatctgctcagtacctacaccataatctatatccgttctagattcttctaacctaatatcaggctgagattcactaacaggctgaggttcgctagtactaccatattcataaccagtttccccatgaaggtaccaaactttataattacgtgaaaaccctttcatatacaaatgagtccaaacatcaaattcttttataaccttattattattgcaagaagagcagggacatcttaacataccactttttgcatccggttgctgttgaacaagcctcatgaattctccaatcccttgaacgtattcttccgtaagcaaattggtgttcggatccaaatgaggtttatccatccacgaacgataataaacttctgaagacatgattttcacggaattgttatgactaaagagaatgaagagagaatgaagtgtgaatgagttgaatgaggaggggttgtatttataggaaattgcttacggacctccgacgactttccgacgaaattccgacggatgtaaagcagtccgtcggaattccgtcggaattgtccaatctcaaacggctatacaacggtcatatatatttgtcggcaacggtcacatagttcgtcggaattccgtcggtattttccgacggaattccgacgactttgctcttaatcggaatgtcgtcggaaattcgtcggaatatactgacgaacttccgacgactacaacggttacattttttatcggaatgtcgtcgaaaagtcgtcggaattttccgacgaaccatatttcgacggaattccgacgacttaatttttttggatttggtctgaaatttgtcagtattccgtcacaaatgtccgacgaccttggtgtccgtcggaacctccgtcggaattcgatgtgttttcttgtagtgatttgtCTCAGCACCTGGTCATCTTCTTGTGCGTTTATCATactcattattttatatttttgaagcttctaatgtattttatcaAAGATACATCTTAATCTAAGTTTAACAAAAGATCTTAGAAAATTGAAagtatgttttcaaaaaaataaataacagtGAATAAATATGATCTTAAACATTAGGTAGTGACATGCTCAATGCAACCCTCCAgtgttttattataaattaaataattttataaatcatatgtagcaacattttgaatatttatactTTATTTTACTTCAACCGTATATTTAATCAGTTTTGATatgcttttgttttcttataacgttttgtttattaaaatattttgttttgtgtgaAATATTTCTGACATTAAAAGGAATTAGGTGAATATACTTCTATGTAAGCCTATACAATTTGTCAACAATACTTTAATGTTATCTTAACACATtctgaaatttgttttatatggCAAACTTATTAAGTAAAcactattttgaaattttagagtAAATAACTATATGAAACAATATGCACAAAGTGGCATTCTCTTAACCAAAgaatagagagaaaaaaaaaacagaagtgtGTTATAGAATTTAGTTTTTGCTATCCAAATACCAAAAACTGGTCGCATGCATAGTGGGCCTATATGGACCACAGAAATGATGGGTCTATATGCAtttgataacaaaaataatttttctatgGGGCGCTTGTGTGCAACTGGTTCAATTTCTCGACTCTTGCATACATCTGTAAGTGTTGCAACACCAAATCAATAATGGAGAACATTGCGAAACCTTTCTAATAGAAGCTTCTTTCATTAtccaacaaaaacaaataatgtAGTAATAACTAAAGTAACATTGAGATCTCACTTTTATTCTTTCGTTTCCATTCAAATTTTCCAACAAACAATACATACATCACCAAAAGAAAAACAGCTTTTACTTGAGAGAAAAATTGgaataaaagaacaaaaggaACAAACAAACTCCGTATGAGAGATCATAATTACAAACACAATGTAAAGTATGTGTATCTTCTATTTTATAATCTTACGGAAGTAGTCTCGAGAGCCGTTGATTACTCTCTGGTGATCTGAGAGGCACCGTCGAGAATTCTGATTCAGACGACAAAGATGCGTCTTGTCTTGTCTTCTCCGAATCTTGTTTGGCTTTGGTTGCTGCTGCTGCCTCTTctgcttctcttctttctcGCTCTTCTGCGTCTTTGAGTAAGAAATCCACCCATAAATCCGCAAAAGACTGCAGATACAAAAATCCAAAAGAACAATATCTCTCAGTGAAAAAACTTGCTCTGTGTACTCATACGTTGGATCAGTGATGAAGGAGTTTTTACCTGGTTATCAGAAGCCGCCGCATTAGCATGTGAACCTGCAGACTTCCCACCCAATATTCCGCCAACAAAGCGACCGGGAAGGCCCAGTACGCCTCTAACAACACCTTTACCGCCTCCTCCTTGTTGTGCCACTCCAATCCGCTCTTTATCTTCCTCTGAGAATCCCAACATCCTGACCATTAGGTCCAATACCTACAAAGAAGCAATGAAACATCTGAGTTTGAATGTGAACGGCccgagaaaagaaaacaaatttcaatGTTCACCTCTTTGCTATGATTCTTCTGGAAGTACGTAACCAGTAATTTGATAACGATACGCCTGCAAAAGTTTGTTGGATTTCATCACTACATAAGACATCTAACTATGATAGGAGAATCGTAAAAATCTGAATGATTGTACAAATGGTGTACCTATCAACGAGATTATCCGACTCCACTGACATTCTATTTAGCCTCGTCATGCTCTGCTCAAGAACACGTCGTACTTTTGCGTTGTCTTCTTCAACCTTGCTTACTCTGTTTTTCCAGTCAGCTGCAACCTTTTCGGCTTGGACCagtttggctgtgaggtcttccTTTTCTTTATTCGATGACTCTAACCGCTCATCAGCATCCTTACGCAATAGCAAAATAGTATTAGACCAATACGGAAATGGTAGTTCattgttaacaaaagaaaatatatagttatattcCTACTCTTAAACGAGCATTAAGCTTCATCATCTCGTCTTTAGCCACCATAAGCTCCCGTTCAAAATGCTCCTACATAATGGGCAAGAACACATCAATAAACTGAAAGAGAAAAAGGCAAGATTTTGAATATCTAATACTAAGTACTAACCTTAGCTTCGATTTCAGCATAATATTGGCCAAGAGCAGTTTGAAGATTTAAAAGTTCAACATTTTTGGACTCAATCGTTCTCAAACAGTTTGTAAGCTTTAAATTTAAGTCATCAATCGTTTCCTTTAACTTTCGGTTTTGATTGTCATTGCTCAGCCTGTTATCCTCTTGATTTGCCATTGCCTGCTTAAGTGTTCTCTCCAACTGCGATATCTGAGACCTTTGATATTCATTAGTCTGGCGAAGTTCTTCAATCAATTGGCTATCTTCATCCATTTTCTCAGACTCTTCGGTTTCCTGTAATATTATGGCAAAGAAAACATAAACCCATTGGTTTCTCATAAAAATAGCAAGACAATATTGTTTATGAATGAATTGCTAGAAAACAGAGATAATTTGTAAACGATGATCAAAAAGATAAGAACATGTAATAACAGATGGAGTCATGATGTCACAATAATTGATTATGTAGTTAATCATTACCCAACCTTTTCTAGCAAGTGTTGTTTGAGCCGGTTTAGTTCTTGCCGTGCCTTATCCCTTTCTCGTTTTGTTTCCTTCAGATCTGTTTCCAACCTCTTCAAAGACTTCTCCAGTTCTTCTTTTCGAGGAAAGCTTTCTTGCTTCTCCTAGTTATATATGGAACAGTTTAAGTAAGGAAGTATAAATAATTACTCTACATATAATAGCAATTCAGAATGTGTATACAATAaagtttattcggtttaaaaCCTTTTCCAAATTAATGGGATGTCTATTCAGAGACTCTGTTGCGTCTGGGAAGACTCTGCTACTGGTTGGCCTCCTGCTTTCTTCCAAAGCAGCTTCTAGCTCACTTCGTTTCAACTACGTAGTGAGGAAAAAGTAGGTCAGATTAGGTTATAGAATGACAATGAGGTAGTATGGAACACAGTAAACCTTAAGCTCGTTGTTTTCCTTCTCCAGAGCTTTGTTAGCTTCTTTTAGACGTTCCCTGGCAGTTCCGACATCGTGGCTCTCGTGACCATTCAACTTCATCTGTAATTGTTTGATTTCAAGTAATTTTGCATCCAGTTCAGTACGCACTTTGCTAGTCTCCAAGGAGGTCTGCAGATAATAACAACATTGTAAGCTAAAGATGGTGATTCCTGAACGAATACATAAAATGTAAGTCTTTCCTAATTCGAGGACTTACTTTGTTCTTGTCTAACCTCAGCGACTCGAGTTCCTCCTTGAAAGATTCACTCCGCTTCCGCTCCTCTGATGAAAGTAGGGTAAGTGAGAATACTAGAAAGGGAGATAAAAAAGAAGCACCAAAATACTAGTAATATTACATACCTTGTAGAGAAAGCTGGAGGTCTCTTAATTTTTCACGCTCTTTGGCAAGCTCTTTGGCTTGAACAGCTGCCAGTGATTTGGTTCTATCTTCTAGCATATCTGCAAGGTCCTAAAATGGCATCCAGATTACCGCTTAGAATTGGGTTTTTACCAAgtgcaattaaaaaaaaaagtactttCAATACAACTAAAAATGGTGTCTTTGAAGATCTACCCCCAAAAAATGGAACTTTGCTCAGAAACTCCCTAGTATGTGTATCCTAGAAAACAAACAGTTTAAAGACCATAAAGCATCTTAAACTAAACAATGGGGTTACCTTTTCATTTATCTGTGAATCGATATCCTTCCCTTTTCCATTGGACATATGGCTTCGAGTCTTTAAATTAGACAAAGATTTTTGTAACCGGCTGGGTGACTGAACGCTGTTTCCCTGGAGAAGGTTACAAATAAATCTAACAGCTTTAAACCTTCATGGTATAACTAAACAAAATCAGCAAATAAAGAATCTACAAGCTTATATCAAGATAAGAATGTTGACATAACGTTCGACCTAAAGAAAAACTTTTGTCTCCAACTAAATCCCGCCACTAAAACAACGCCGAGGATATAACCAATAATGCATTTCATTTCAGACAGTATAGCTCCTGAGTAGTTGCATTATCTATATAGATAATATGTATTGCAACCTAATCACATACTGGTGCAAACAAACACCTCATGTTTCTACCTTGGCAGCATTATTGACGTCAGTTCGAGCCTCTTTCAGATTTTGTTTCAAAGAGCCATTCTCCTGGTTCAATCTGGAAATCTGATCCTGTAAGTAATCAATTGGCATTTTGGTGTAAGGAGATCggcttaaaatatatatatatatatatatatataaaggtaaGAGAATCTTTACCTCTTTCTCTCTTAATAGAGCTGCATAATTCACTGATAAAGCTTTGATATCTGCTTCAGACTCCTGAAGCTTCTTAATCTCTGCCTTATACCTCTCAatctaaaacacacacaaatcgAATCACAAACCAAGCAACCTATCATCACACAAACTACATTTTCGAGTAGCATTCCACTGATATCAAAAATGCCTAATCAATAAATCTATTATCTAAAATTTAAGACCTAATTACCTCATGATGAGCAGGCGATTCGATTCCGTTGGAGATCGGATACCTCGAAACGGACCTGGAAGACCTAAAACCATTTGAATTCCTCCGATTGGAATCCGATACATCGCCGAAGCCATTGGATGAACCGTAACTGTGGAGATCCTCTTCGTCTTCGTCGTCGTCATGCACATCGAGCGCGATCTTGTTCAAGTTCTCCTTCAGATTCTCAATCGAACTCCACATAGctccctctttctctctctctctatctccttCCACACCTACTCAGCCTTATATAAATTTACAGAttcctcctcctctctctctctatcgtaTAAAtcttcgtctctctctctctctctcgaatgATATGAAGATCGGATTCTTCTTGCGCCAAATCGATCTATTTTTTCCCAGGACAGATTTGGAATTAATTACTCGTCGATACGTTTTAAAACAAATCACTTTTTTAGTAATTATTACTTATTACTAATGGGCTTTAACACTAAGGCTCAATATAGATGGTTGCGATTTTATTTTGACAGCCCATTATGAAATAAACCATAAGCCTAAACCCGTTGGTATTCTCTGTTATTATTATGACACATATTGGCCCATTGGTCTAACTTCATTTGACTGAGCAttcaaaatatagtttttcCAATCAAAAAACAAATCTATAAGAATTTTGTACCAATGAaaaaacgttaatatatatttgtggCTTTTAAGTGAATAACCAGAAGTTTTGCCCTCACATGCGgacatatttatttaaaaaatatatattaatttatatattattagtttaaaaattaaaaaattaaataaaacattgaatttatactattttatgaatctttcaatttcttaatttcttaaaatttattgatttaaaaacattatttttggataacaacactaatatcttgtaaatatattgttatcttgaacaaagttttattatattaatttataaacaatgatataattaaataatctaatatataattgttaataTAAAGTGATGTTATTAAACAAAATTCTAGGAATTAGCATAATctacaaaatctcaaaataaatcaaaggcACAAGAATGTTAAACCAAACTCAgctttacatattatattagtcaaagtaaataagagtattgatatatgtataattatattgtgaAATACTTCCtataataattgaataaacACTCAAGCAGAACAACTACGTTgacaaacaaaacattaatatgtaatgtatatttgaggaaattttaatttaaacaaagttataattctttaaaactcatgaaaaattaaaagtaaataaagtaaattttaaattttcataaatataaggtACTTgttgtacaaaaaaatattttgaaaatattctttttgaaaGTTATTCTTACAGCTGGAtgataacaataaatatttagtaaaaataaaaacaaagaattataaattttcaaCTTAAATAACAAATACAAGTTATTCTTGCAATTGAAagataagaataaaaataaaaatatcacgaAAATCACgttaacaaacaaatataaatcaaatttattgttattgtttatatacttctttttagtattttaatactaaaataaatttaataatttttaaaaatatgccaTGACATATTATGtttacaaacaaatataaatcaatttttgttattttgtataaaactatttataatattttagtataatgataaatctaattgtgatgtgtatatataatactaattataaaaataaataaataagaaataaagatgtagataaacacaaaataaatacatggaattatcttcttcttttttgaaaaacgttttacatttatttttgagatatttttataatattagtttgTAATCAGTTAAATAATGagttatatcatttatttattagatattaaaactttaattaatcaagctaaaattgtttaataactaatcctaaaatcatgaaaactataacaaataagcaaatttacTTTCCAAATAATGCTATAGATGCCCACGGCTTACCAATATGCCCAGTCTCCTTTATATCACAA
The window above is part of the Brassica napus cultivar Da-Ae chromosome C8, Da-Ae, whole genome shotgun sequence genome. Proteins encoded here:
- the LOC106415854 gene encoding golgin candidate 3, whose amino-acid sequence is MWSSIENLKENLNKIALDVHDDDEDEEDLHSYGSSNGFGDVSDSNRRNSNGFRSSRSVSRYPISNGIESPAHHEIERYKAEIKKLQESEADIKALSVNYAALLREKEDQISRLNQENGSLKQNLKEARTDVNNAAKGNSVQSPSRLQKSLSNLKTRSHMSNGKGKDIDSQINEKDLADMLEDRTKSLAAVQAKELAKEREKLRDLQLSLQEERKRSESFKEELESLRLDKNKTSLETSKVRTELDAKLLEIKQLQMKLNGHESHDVGTARERLKEANKALEKENNELKLKRSELEAALEESRRPTSSRVFPDATESLNRHPINLEKEKQESFPRKEELEKSLKRLETDLKETKRERDKARQELNRLKQHLLEKETEESEKMDEDSQLIEELRQTNEYQRSQISQLERTLKQAMANQEDNRLSNDNQNRKLKETIDDLNLKLTNCLRTIESKNVELLNLQTALGQYYAEIEAKEHFERELMVAKDEMMKLNARLRDADERLESSNKEKEDLTAKLVQAEKVAADWKNRVSKVEEDNAKVRRVLEQSMTRLNRMSVESDNLVDRRIVIKLLVTYFQKNHSKEVLDLMVRMLGFSEEDKERIGVAQQGGGGKGVVRGVLGLPGRFVGGILGGKSAGSHANAAASDNQSFADLWVDFLLKDAEERERREAEEAAAATKAKQDSEKTRQDASLSSESEFSTVPLRSPESNQRLSRLLP